The genomic segment AATTGGAATACAATGGTTGATGTGAACATTAAAGGTGTACTCAACGGAATTGCCACTGTGTTACCAACGTTTGAAGCCCAAAAATCAGGGCATATTTTAGCGACCTCTTCCGTTGCAGGCTTAAAAGTGTACCCGGGCTGTGCCGTCTATTGCGGCACGAAATGGGCGGTTAAAGCGATTATGGAAGGTTTGCGAATGGAAAGCGCACAAACGGGGACAAATATCCGTACCGCAACGATTTATCCTGCGGCTGTGCAATCTGAACTCGTGGCTGGAATTACCGATGAAGCAACATCTCAGGGCTATCGCCAGCTTTACGATCTCTACGAAATTCCGGCGGAACGTGTTGCGAATGTCGTCGCATTCGCCCTTGCTCAACCTGAAGATACCAATATCTCCGAATTTACGCTTGGACCGACGACTCAACCTTGGTAAATTTCTATCTTGTAGGGGCAAATGTAATTTGCCCCTGCGAATAATTTCGTGCAACAACAATATAATATCATTTTGTTTACATTTACCAACTCAACCGCTGTTCGAACAGTGACTACACCCACAAACAACTCAGTGACTTTATTTTGTTTATGCTGACTTAGATGACTTTTTCTTGGTTATTTTAACCTAAATAGAGTTTTTTAGTCGCTATCTAGGACATCTCTTTAAATTAAAATCGTGCCTCCACAGATACAGCAAAGTGACGTCCTGGGGAAGTATAGCGTCCAAGCCCTTCGCCACTATCCCAAGTGTCACCTTTT from the [Actinobacillus] rossii genome contains:
- a CDS encoding short-chain dehydrogenase/reductase SDR, yielding MNNIENKVVIITGASSGIGEATAYKLAQAGAKLVLGARREDKLQTIVNNIKANGGEAVYRVTDVVKPEDNHALVALAKTAFGKVDAIFLNAGLMPNSPLSALETDNWNTMVDVNIKGVLNGIATVLPTFEAQKSGHILATSSVAGLKVYPGCAVYCGTKWAVKAIMEGLRMESAQTGTNIRTATIYPAAVQSELVAGITDEATSQGYRQLYDLYEIPAERVANVVAFALAQPEDTNISEFTLGPTTQPW